Proteins encoded in a region of the Clostridium butyricum genome:
- a CDS encoding ANTAR domain-containing response regulator, producing the protein MMQKGKIIIAVGNIETATKLKTLLTQEGYDIIALCTSGNELIRLVMQYSPDLVLVGYKFKDMSLLDAYENLVDYTSFLALVNEPYRSYIEEDTDIYCMGTKISSVLLTNAIDLIFQSKRRIKKLKQKVEKLEHTLEDRKLIEKAKGQLMSTSGLTENEAFRYMQKISMDSGRRMKDIASLILQELE; encoded by the coding sequence ATGATGCAAAAAGGAAAAATTATTATAGCAGTAGGTAATATTGAAACAGCAACAAAATTAAAAACCCTATTAACTCAAGAGGGATATGATATTATAGCCCTTTGCACATCAGGCAATGAATTAATTAGATTAGTTATGCAATATTCCCCTGACCTTGTCTTAGTTGGATATAAATTTAAGGATATGAGTCTACTAGATGCTTATGAAAATCTAGTGGACTATACCAGTTTTTTAGCTCTTGTTAATGAACCTTATAGGTCATATATAGAAGAAGACACAGATATATACTGTATGGGAACTAAGATTTCTAGTGTTCTTTTAACAAATGCAATAGATTTAATTTTCCAAAGTAAAAGGAGAATTAAGAAGTTAAAACAAAAAGTTGAAAAGCTGGAACATACGCTTGAAGACAGAAAGCTTATTGAAAAAGCGAAAGGACAATTGATGTCAACGTCTGGACTTACAGAAAATGAAGCTTTTAGATATATGCAAAAAATAAGCATGGATTCAGGGAGACGAATGAAGGATATTGCTAGTTTAATATTACAAGAACTTGAATAA